A single genomic interval of Lentimicrobium saccharophilum harbors:
- a CDS encoding ABC transporter ATP-binding protein has protein sequence MLNITLENAGKQYNHTWIFSDLNATLASGQPTAILGANGSGKSTLLQMIASAIMPSSGTVSYSLNGNIIRAEQAFRLMSIAAPYMELIEDFTLTEMICFHRRLKPLMRNMTTAELIRIMQLEENAGKPIRYFSSGMKQRVKLALAIMSDTPALLLDEPVSNLDQKAVEWFRGLIGSFGGERLIVISSNSVASEHDFCTNTIRMEDYKSRAHAEPAPMFL, from the coding sequence ATGCTGAACATTACGCTCGAAAACGCCGGTAAGCAATATAACCATACCTGGATCTTTTCAGATCTCAACGCCACGCTCGCTTCAGGGCAACCGACGGCTATTCTGGGGGCCAACGGTTCCGGAAAATCCACTTTACTCCAGATGATTGCCTCAGCAATAATGCCCAGCAGTGGCACAGTCAGCTATTCCCTTAATGGCAACATCATCAGGGCTGAACAAGCCTTCAGGCTGATGTCGATTGCTGCGCCTTATATGGAACTGATCGAGGATTTTACCCTTACCGAAATGATCTGTTTCCACCGCAGGCTTAAACCCCTGATGCGAAACATGACAACTGCTGAATTGATCAGGATAATGCAACTGGAAGAAAACGCAGGCAAGCCCATCCGTTACTTTTCGTCGGGAATGAAGCAGCGGGTAAAACTTGCCCTGGCTATCATGAGCGATACACCGGCGCTGCTGCTCGACGAACCGGTATCAAACCTCGATCAGAAAGCAGTTGAGTGGTTCCGCGGACTTATCGGTTCATTCGGAGGTGAGCGTTTAATTGTAATCAGTTCGAATTCTGTTGCTTCAGAACATGATTTCTGCACCAATACAATCAGGATGGAGGATTACAAAAGCCGGGCGCACGCGGAACCTGCTCCAATGTTCCTTTGA
- a CDS encoding O-antigen ligase family protein, whose amino-acid sequence MLKALADPKLRWFYLLSGLFILLNSLLLVKEFYWGIAIPVAIVVALMYLFWLDKLLLLIVLVTPLAVNIADSELGIGISLPSEPLMVGVLVLFILKTLFNGQYDRKILTHPLTIAVFFNLAWLLITSITSEMPLVSFKFLAARLWFVVPFYFLGILLFKDVKNISRFKWLYVATLIVVIIYTTVHHSSYGFAEKQGHWVMKPFYNDHTAYGAILAFFVPVFVGFIFNYERSRTYRLYAAIVSLILLGALYLSFSRAAWVSLAASVGVAVLVVYKIRFRWIFAGLVILIASFYMFKAEILYVLEKNKQDSSANFIEHVQSIYNISSDASNLERINRWQSAIRMFEERPVLGWGPGTYQFIYAPFQRSKERTIISTNAGDLGNAHSEYIGPLSEQGFPGLLSILWIGIAAIVTGIRVYRKARNREIRLYSLVSVLALVTYFIHGFLNNFLDTDKASVPFWGFMAMIVAMDIYHKNTDRVDTSMTKGQA is encoded by the coding sequence ATGCTCAAGGCGCTGGCTGACCCTAAATTAAGATGGTTTTACCTTCTCAGCGGATTGTTTATCCTGCTGAACTCCCTGCTTCTGGTAAAGGAGTTTTACTGGGGTATTGCCATCCCGGTTGCCATCGTTGTAGCCTTGATGTACCTTTTCTGGCTGGATAAGCTGTTGCTTCTTATAGTCCTTGTAACTCCGCTGGCTGTTAACATTGCCGACAGCGAACTGGGCATAGGAATATCTTTACCATCAGAACCGCTGATGGTAGGTGTGCTGGTACTCTTTATCCTCAAAACGCTCTTCAACGGTCAGTACGACAGAAAAATTCTTACTCATCCCCTTACCATCGCCGTTTTTTTTAACCTGGCGTGGCTGCTGATAACGAGCATTACCAGTGAGATGCCTTTGGTTTCGTTCAAATTCCTGGCCGCCAGGCTCTGGTTTGTAGTTCCCTTTTATTTTCTTGGTATTTTACTGTTTAAGGATGTAAAGAATATCTCCCGGTTCAAATGGTTATATGTTGCTACCCTGATTGTAGTGATTATCTATACAACTGTTCATCATTCTTCCTATGGATTTGCTGAAAAGCAGGGACACTGGGTAATGAAGCCCTTTTACAATGACCATACTGCCTATGGGGCCATTCTGGCCTTTTTTGTACCTGTTTTTGTGGGGTTTATTTTTAATTATGAACGGTCAAGGACTTACAGGCTTTATGCAGCTATTGTATCCCTGATACTTTTGGGAGCGCTTTATCTTTCGTTCAGCCGGGCTGCCTGGGTGAGCCTTGCTGCCTCGGTCGGTGTTGCTGTTCTTGTTGTTTATAAAATCAGGTTCAGATGGATTTTTGCAGGTCTGGTGATTCTGATAGCATCGTTTTACATGTTTAAGGCTGAGATTCTGTATGTATTGGAGAAGAATAAGCAGGATTCGTCTGCCAATTTCATAGAGCACGTCCAATCCATCTATAATATTTCTTCAGATGCTTCAAACCTGGAGCGCATCAACCGCTGGCAGTCTGCGATCAGGATGTTTGAGGAGAGACCGGTGTTAGGCTGGGGGCCGGGAACATACCAGTTTATTTATGCACCTTTTCAACGTTCGAAAGAGCGTACCATTATCAGTACCAATGCGGGCGACCTTGGTAATGCCCATAGTGAGTATATCGGCCCGCTTTCAGAGCAGGGATTTCCCGGATTACTCAGCATTCTGTGGATTGGAATAGCAGCCATTGTAACGGGTATCAGGGTTTACCGCAAGGCCAGAAACCGTGAAATCCGCCTTTACAGCCTTGTTTCTGTGCTGGCACTGGTAACCTATTTTATTCATGGATTTTTGAATAATTTTCTGGATACCGATAAAGCCTCCGTGCCTTTCTGGGGCTTTATGGCCATGATCGTTGCAATGGATATCTACCACAAGAATACCGACAGGGTGGATACCTCAATGACAAAAGGTCAGGCTTAA
- a CDS encoding UDP-3-O-(3-hydroxymyristoyl)glucosamine N-acyltransferase yields the protein MQLDPSLTLQTVAGLIGAEFQGSPDFQITGLNEIHMVQPGDLTFVDHPKYYDKALHSKATTIIINKEVSCPDGKALIFHDDPFGAYVSLVKKFRPFEKAVSAISPSAKIGEGTIIQPGAFVGNHVVIGKNCIIHSNVSIYDHVVIGDNVIIHSGSVIGADAFYFQRKPAGYRKFESCGRVVISDNVEVGALCAIDIGVSGDTFVGKGTKFDNHVQVGHDSYIGNNCLIGSHCAIAGVTRIEDDVILWGKVAINKDLVIGKGAIILATSAVDKNLEGGKTYFGVPADDARKKWRELAALRQLPAILNAANFSGIEQP from the coding sequence ATGCAACTTGACCCATCACTGACACTGCAGACTGTAGCCGGCCTCATCGGGGCAGAATTTCAGGGATCCCCTGATTTTCAGATTACCGGTCTTAATGAGATTCACATGGTACAACCCGGTGATCTTACATTTGTCGACCACCCCAAGTATTACGATAAAGCACTTCATTCAAAAGCGACTACCATCATCATCAACAAAGAAGTTTCTTGTCCCGATGGCAAGGCTTTGATATTTCACGATGATCCCTTTGGTGCCTATGTTTCGCTGGTGAAAAAGTTCAGGCCTTTTGAAAAAGCAGTATCCGCCATCAGCCCCTCGGCAAAAATCGGAGAAGGCACAATAATTCAGCCCGGTGCCTTTGTCGGAAATCATGTGGTAATCGGCAAAAACTGCATAATTCATTCCAATGTCAGTATTTATGATCATGTTGTAATAGGGGATAATGTAATTATCCATTCGGGAAGTGTGATTGGCGCCGATGCATTTTACTTCCAGCGAAAACCGGCAGGATACCGGAAATTTGAATCCTGTGGCCGGGTCGTCATCAGCGACAATGTGGAAGTAGGAGCGCTCTGCGCCATTGATATAGGCGTTTCCGGAGATACTTTTGTGGGCAAGGGCACAAAGTTTGATAACCACGTACAGGTTGGCCACGACAGTTATATCGGTAACAACTGCCTAATTGGTTCACATTGTGCCATAGCCGGAGTTACCCGCATCGAAGATGATGTAATTCTCTGGGGAAAAGTCGCCATCAATAAAGACCTGGTTATCGGTAAAGGAGCCATTATTCTGGCAACTTCAGCGGTTGACAAGAACCTGGAAGGCGGCAAGACCTATTTTGGGGTTCCCGCCGATGACGCCCGTAAAAAGTGGCGCGAACTGGCAGCCCTCAGGCAGCTGCCCGCAATCCTCAACGCTGCAAATTTCAGCGGTATAGAGCAGCCATAA
- the efp gene encoding elongation factor P — translation MATTADFKNGLCIEFNGELYSLVEFQHVKPGKGAAFVRTKLRNLKTGKVIPNTFSAGVKIDVARVERRPYQFLYKDDSGYNFMHNETFEQVSIEEALISAPQFLKEGQSVEIMFHAETETPLSCDLPPFVELTVTYTEPGLRGDTATNTLKQATVDTGAVVNVPLFINEGERIKVDTRTGDYSERVKS, via the coding sequence ATGGCAACTACCGCTGACTTTAAGAATGGCTTATGCATCGAATTTAATGGTGAATTATACTCTCTTGTAGAATTTCAGCATGTAAAACCCGGCAAAGGGGCTGCATTTGTCCGCACCAAACTGAGAAACCTTAAAACCGGAAAAGTAATCCCCAACACTTTCAGTGCAGGGGTTAAGATTGATGTAGCCCGTGTTGAACGCAGGCCTTATCAGTTCCTCTACAAGGATGACTCAGGGTATAACTTTATGCACAATGAAACATTTGAACAGGTTTCCATTGAAGAAGCCCTGATCAGCGCTCCACAGTTTCTGAAGGAAGGGCAATCGGTTGAGATCATGTTTCACGCCGAAACTGAAACTCCGCTCAGCTGTGATCTCCCCCCGTTTGTTGAACTGACCGTAACCTACACTGAACCCGGATTGCGCGGCGACACAGCCACCAATACCCTGAAGCAGGCAACCGTTGATACCGGTGCTGTTGTCAATGTTCCTCTCTTCATCAACGAGGGAGAGCGCATAAAGGTCGATACCCGCACAGGCGACTATTCTGAGAGGGTTAAATCATAA
- the lpxA gene encoding acyl-ACP--UDP-N-acetylglucosamine O-acyltransferase yields MNQPLAYVHPQAKVAKNAVIEPFVNIEKNVEIGEGTWIGSNVTIMEGARIGKNCKIFPGAVISAIPQDLKFDGEDTIVRIGDNTVIREFVTINRGTKANWETVVGNNCLLMAYVHVAHDCIVGNNVILANAATLAGHITIDDYAIIGGLSAVHQFVNIGAHVMISGGSLVRKDVPPFTKAAREPLSYVGINSIGLRRRGFSAEKINEIQDIYRYIYLRGNNVSQALEYIEANLPATSERDEIISFISRSSRGIMKGYAKQA; encoded by the coding sequence ATGAATCAACCTTTAGCATACGTCCACCCCCAGGCTAAAGTTGCCAAAAATGCCGTAATTGAGCCCTTTGTCAATATCGAAAAAAACGTTGAAATAGGTGAAGGCACGTGGATTGGATCCAATGTCACTATTATGGAAGGTGCACGCATTGGGAAGAATTGCAAAATATTCCCGGGTGCCGTTATTTCCGCTATTCCACAGGACCTTAAATTCGACGGGGAAGATACCATTGTCAGGATAGGTGACAATACCGTTATCCGCGAGTTTGTCACCATCAACCGCGGCACCAAGGCCAATTGGGAAACTGTAGTTGGCAACAACTGCCTGTTGATGGCCTATGTGCATGTAGCACACGACTGCATTGTGGGCAACAATGTAATTCTTGCCAACGCAGCCACCCTGGCCGGACATATCACCATTGACGATTATGCCATTATCGGCGGATTGAGTGCTGTGCATCAGTTCGTCAATATCGGCGCCCATGTGATGATTTCAGGTGGCTCGCTTGTCCGTAAAGATGTTCCGCCATTTACAAAGGCGGCCCGCGAACCTCTTTCTTATGTCGGAATCAATTCAATCGGTCTTCGTCGCAGGGGGTTTTCCGCGGAAAAAATCAATGAGATTCAGGATATCTACCGTTACATTTACCTGCGCGGCAACAATGTAAGCCAGGCTTTGGAATACATTGAAGCAAATCTGCCTGCCACTTCCGAACGCGATGAAATCATCTCTTTCATCTCCAGATCAAGCAGGGGAATTATGAAAGGTTATGCCAAACAGGCATAA
- a CDS encoding bifunctional UDP-3-O-[3-hydroxymyristoyl] N-acetylglucosamine deacetylase/3-hydroxyacyl-ACP dehydratase has protein sequence MSEKQKTLKEAVTISGAGLHTGREVNLTFRPAPENHGFKFRRTDLPGQPVIDADADLVTDTSRGTTIEHNGVRVSTIEHALAALTGMDLDNILIDLDCPETPILDGSSKFYIEGIKKAGVVEQNAERQYFRINEVLRYSDPEKKTELLILPDDTYKVSVMIDYDTKVLGTQNAHLSHLNDFAEEISPCRTFVFLHELELLIQNNLIKGGDLSNAIVFVNRLISQEELDRLAKFFNKPRVEVLKEGILNNLELYFNNEPARHKLLDVVGDLSLVGTRIKGHVIASRPGHLANTHFARIIKQHIKHETSQPQQPKFDPGKPPLYDINDIKRLLPHRPPFLLVDKILEMSDHDVTGLKNVTMNEGFFVGHFPDEPVMPGVLIIEAMAQAGGIFVLSSFPDPENYITYFMKIDNVRFRQKVVPGDTLIFHLELMSPFRRGISHMRGVAYVGNKIVAEAELMAQITKKTVS, from the coding sequence ATGTCAGAAAAACAGAAAACCCTAAAAGAGGCTGTGACCATCTCAGGAGCAGGCCTTCATACAGGCAGGGAAGTCAACCTGACCTTCAGACCAGCCCCGGAAAATCACGGATTCAAATTTCGCCGTACCGATCTGCCCGGCCAACCGGTAATCGATGCCGATGCCGACCTGGTAACCGATACTTCCCGCGGCACAACCATTGAGCATAACGGAGTCAGAGTCAGCACGATCGAGCATGCTCTTGCTGCACTCACCGGTATGGACCTTGACAATATCCTGATAGATCTTGACTGCCCCGAAACCCCCATCCTGGACGGGAGTTCAAAATTTTACATTGAGGGCATCAAAAAAGCCGGGGTTGTTGAGCAGAACGCAGAAAGGCAGTATTTCAGGATCAATGAGGTGCTAAGGTATTCAGATCCTGAGAAAAAAACTGAACTACTCATCCTTCCCGATGACACATATAAGGTGTCCGTAATGATTGACTACGACACCAAAGTACTTGGCACACAAAACGCCCATCTCAGCCACCTGAATGATTTCGCCGAAGAAATCAGCCCGTGCCGGACATTTGTCTTTCTGCACGAACTTGAATTGCTGATCCAGAACAACCTGATCAAAGGGGGCGACCTCAGCAACGCCATTGTGTTTGTTAACCGCCTCATCAGTCAGGAGGAGCTTGACCGCCTGGCAAAATTCTTCAACAAACCTCGCGTAGAGGTTTTAAAAGAAGGCATACTCAACAACCTGGAACTTTATTTCAACAATGAACCGGCCAGGCATAAATTGCTGGACGTTGTCGGTGACCTTTCCCTGGTAGGAACCCGCATCAAGGGACATGTGATTGCAAGCAGGCCCGGCCACCTGGCCAATACGCACTTTGCCCGCATCATCAAACAGCACATCAAGCACGAAACCTCGCAACCGCAGCAGCCAAAGTTTGACCCTGGCAAACCGCCGTTGTACGACATCAACGACATCAAGCGGTTGCTGCCCCACAGGCCTCCGTTTTTGCTGGTCGATAAAATACTCGAGATGAGCGACCATGATGTCACCGGACTGAAAAATGTAACCATGAATGAAGGCTTCTTCGTCGGGCACTTCCCTGATGAACCGGTTATGCCCGGCGTGCTGATCATTGAAGCCATGGCTCAGGCAGGGGGGATTTTTGTACTTAGCTCATTTCCGGATCCGGAGAATTATATTACCTATTTCATGAAAATAGACAATGTGCGTTTCAGGCAGAAAGTAGTTCCGGGCGACACCCTGATCTTCCACCTCGAACTGATGTCGCCTTTCCGCAGAGGGATCAGCCACATGCGCGGGGTTGCCTATGTCGGGAATAAAATTGTTGCCGAAGCTGAGCTGATGGCCCAAATCACTAAAAAAACCGTATCCTGA